A stretch of DNA from Caretta caretta isolate rCarCar2 chromosome 24, rCarCar1.hap1, whole genome shotgun sequence:
GGTGCTATGTTGCCAGATGTCTTGTCTGTACTCTGGGGGGGAAGCAGCCGATGGGGCTTAGCCatggggctggaggctggggggCAGAAGGAGGTGGTGAGGGTTGAGGCCCTGGATCCCCAGCCCGAGGGGAGCACTGAGCAGCTACCAGAACCCTGCCCCCCGCTCATGGAGCGGAGCTTCACCCCCCAGGCACTAggcccccacctgctccccaaGGAGCATCAGCTGAGGGGCTAGGCCCCACCTGCTGTCCAAGCAGCACTGCCCCCAGGATATGGGTTTCTAGTGCTTAGAGCAGCCCTTCTCTGGGGGCAGGCCCCTCCCACTCTTCCAAGGAGCTCCTCGCAGAACAGAGCAGACCCACCCCTTCCCAAGGGGGCAGGCTCCTCCTAGTCTCTGCCTCAGGAGTTCAatgagaatgggagtgggggatgGAGAGGCTGGGGTATGGGGGAGGAGCCTGATGGGCAGTGGGGGGGCTCTCAGCAGCGGGAGGAGCTTGATGGAGTTGGGGGTCTATTGCAGCATGGGCAGAAGGGGGGCAGTGCTGCAGGGCAGCCGTGGGGCTGGCTGGCTACTCACCCTGGTGGGGGCATAGGCCACGCTGTGTCCAGACCAGGAGGGCAAAGGCCCCAGCCAGCAGCACGAGCAGCAGCATCAGAAGAGCGACATACCCACCATAGCCTGCAAGGGGGCGACAGTGGGTCATGGGGACAGCTCCTGGCTACTCTGGCCTTGGCCAGCAGGGGCCGCTGTGGGCACAGGGTGGGTGTACtggtgtggggggagctccctgtGACTCCAGACCCGGTCTGGCCCAGCTGGGGCGCTGACAGACCCCACATACCTGCCGTGTCCCTGCGGGATTCGTGCCCTCCAGGGCCCTGAGGGGTCCCAGAGGTGGGGGCCAAAGCAGAGCCTGGGGCATGGCCAGAGCGTCCCGGTATCTCTGAAGGCGGAAGCCAAGTGGGGGACCTAGGGGAGGCAGAAGACTCGGCGCCGGGAGCCTGAAAGGCAGAGCCATGCAATTGGGAATGAACACATCTgacaccgcccccccccgcccaagtccgaatagaacccaggagtcctggcttccagaccCCCGCTCTAACTGATAcggcctccccacccccggcaccTACCTCCGCTGGGCTGCTGCAGTCGAGGTAAGCCCGGACCTCGGGGTGACACTGCTCGTCAGGGAAGCAGCACCGGGGTTGGCACCTGCCAGCCGGCCCCCACCGCTGCCTGTGGAGCCGAGAGCAGCCAGTCGGACAGGGCAGagagcagcacccctccccccgccatggagagaacccaggtgtcctggtgcccaaccccccccaaccactagaccccactcccctcccaggcccAGGGATTGatcccaggcatcctgactcccagcccctcctctagCCAAGGTGGGTCCATGTCATACCCGGGGGGGCAGCACTGGGTGTCCTGCAGAGGGGTGCAGGGGCTGAGCTGGGTGCCGGgcgggcactgggagcagggctggcacAGCAGGAATTGCCCATTGTTGAAGGACCGGGGGGCACACGCCTGGCTGGGAGTTGCGAAACGGCCGCCTGTGTCCCTCATGCCACAGTTCACGGTGAACTCCTGCCCTGGGGAGACCGTGGAGTGGATCAGAGCCCCATGGCACAGTGCCCCACAGCACGCGCCCCAGGGTCCCCAGCTGACCACCCTCCCCACAGCACAACACCCCCTacagagcccccgccccgctccctgcagcacggcgctccccccccccccgcaccccagggccccctgctgacCATCCTCCCCACAGCACAACACCCCCTacagagcccccgccccgctccctgcagcacggcgctccccccccccgcgccccagggccccctgctgacCACCCTCCTCACAGCACAACGCCCCCTAtagagcccccgccccgctccctgcagcacggcgctccccccccccccccgtgccccagggccccctgctgaccaccccacagcacTCCCTACCAAGCCACCCACCCCACAGCATGGTGCCCCCTGatgagccccccaccccgaagCATggtgccccctgctgacccctcTCTGCCCTCCCACTCACCACGCAGCGGGACCAGGTGTGCATAGCCGATCTCACAGGGGACGCAGGCCTGGACCTCCTGGTGCCAATACTGCAGGTGGCCGCACTTTCTGGacagggagccccgggccctcgCCCAGGCGCCGGGGGGCGGCAGGAGACAgagaagcaggggcagcagcatggCAAGGAccgtggggaggggaggggggctgggatgtGCTGGGacctgggagaggggggaatatggggaggggagatgggggggttcACCTACAAGCCCCCCACATCTTCCagctcaccccaaccccccacaTTCCTGGGGCTGTaacccccccacatcccagctactccctcccccagccacagcccctgcCTTACTGATACCCCCCACAGCTGACCCTGAGCCCAACCACATCCAGGTCCTTAAATCCCCGTTctccacccctcccgcccccagccagCTGCCCGTAACCCCCCAGCTCACGTCAACCCACCCCACCTGTATCCCTTCCCCACAGGCCCCCTGGCTGCTTCAGCCCCCGCCCCACTAATCCTACCCCTACAGcctgtacccctcccccccagctcaccccttTAGTCTGTaccccttccccacacaccctccataatcccaccagcctgtgccccccccccccgatcccctaCCAGCCCCAGCTGTCCCCAGGCTCTCACCCCTGCCTGGCGTGTGTATGCTCTTTCCTGCTGTCCCACCACGTTCATCTGGGCTGGCGAGTTGCACGTGTGTCTGCTTCACTGCTCACCTCTGTAAGGCATGTGGACTCTGTGGTGCTGgcctcccctaccccagcctgtcCCCCATTTCCCGTCTCCACCCTGCACACTTCCTGCCAGCTTGAAAAACAGCAGTCAGCTGAGGCTGATATAACCAGTCAACTCAGCACTGCGAACCGCCTGGGGATTACCCAGCCACCACCAGGGCGGGGGTGCTGGGGAACGGCTGTACGGAACACCAGACAGGATGGCGCACCTGGCGCTGAGCTTCAGCCACTTCTGGGGCTGGGCAGCCAAGGAACAGCCACACATAACGCCACATGGCGACCGCTTGCCCGGCACTGAGGTGCAGCCAGTTCTGGGTCAGGGTAACTTGGGAACAGCCGCACAGAACACCACACGGGGAAGGCTCATCAGGTCCTGAGATGCAATTACCTCTGCCGgcggggggggcagctggggagcgGCCACATGTATTGCCGCATAGGAATGGCTCGCCCGGCAATGAGACACGGCCAGCTCTGAGGTTCTTGCAGTTGATGAATCTAGATAAAATACATGGGATGTGAGTGCAGGAAAAGCCAGTGACACTAAATGGGCAGGACTGAGAAGGGGTGAGATGGTTCTTGGTAGAATGAAGGTCACTGAGTGGAACGCTCTCACTCCTATAAGCCTGGGGCTGGTGCTGCacggctgttccccagctgccccgccctcagaggtggctgcatctcagtgtcGGGCAAGCTGTCCCTGTGTGGCGTTATGTGTGGCTGTTCCCTGGCTGCCCCACACCAgtggtggctgcatctcagcattGGGCATGCCATCCCCCTGTGGCTGTTACAGTTCCTGTGGGGGAGAAAAGCTTTTTACCATCAGCATTTGGGATGCAGTTTATGGGGCAGGTGCAAAGGGCACATTTTTTGTCTTTTGGGCCCAGTTCATTCCAAATCGCACCACTGCTTGGGAGCTGAAAAAGCCAGAAGCTTCTTTTCCCTCTTTCTGTGAATCCAGAGCAGTCGGGAGAAACTGAGAGCTACAAGTTCTGCAAAGCCACAAGGCCAGAGTTCGACAGGGGTGTAAGAATCAAAAAGTGCAGATAGTCGCCTTGTGGAAATTTCACAGATTCCCAAGTTACATTcgtgatgctggcaggccagctGCCAGCCCACGcacaggctgcaggcattagcgAAGACCTAACGGACTCATAGCTGAAGCCCAGACCAGGTCACCTGTTTGCTAGTTTTGCCCAGAATAGGTATTAGTCTAATGAGGACGGA
This window harbors:
- the IGFLR1 gene encoding IGF-like family receptor 1 isoform X1, giving the protein MNVVGQQERAYTRQAGVPAHPSPPPLPTVLAMLLPLLLCLLPPPGAWARARGSLSRKCGHLQYWHQEVQACVPCEIGYAHLVPLRGQEFTVNCGMRDTGGRFATPSQACAPRSFNNGQFLLCQPCSQCPPGTQLSPCTPLQDTQCCPPGQRWGPAGRCQPRCCFPDEQCHPEVRAYLDCSSPAEAPGAESSASPRSPTWLPPSEIPGRSGHAPGSALAPTSGTPQGPGGHESRRDTAGYGGYVALLMLLLVLLAGAFALLVWTQRGLCPHQASSPMAKPHRLLPPQSTDKTSGNIAPPAGHAGLWGAPLQHLLDNVDVLEELIMLLDPEGKAGGGTRHLAARYGLSATWIDYAYSLRSTRSPLRATLETVAARQPDATLGQLAGLLAALGRKDALQVLERAQVGV
- the IGFLR1 gene encoding IGF-like family receptor 1 isoform X2 → MNVVGQQERAYTRQAGVPAHPSPPPLPTVLAMLLPLLLCLLPPPGAWARARGSLSRKCGHLQYWHQEVQACVPCEIGYAHLVPLRGQEFTVNCGMRDTGGRFATPSQACAPRSFNNGQFLLCQPCSQCPPGTQLSPCTPLQDTQCCPPGQRWGPAGRCQPRCCFPDEQCHPEVRAYLDCSSPAEAPGAESSASPRSPTWLPPSEIPGRSGHAPGSALAPTSGTPQGPGGHESRRDTAASSPMAKPHRLLPPQSTDKTSGNIAPPAGHAGLWGAPLQHLLDNVDVLEELIMLLDPEGKAGGGTRHLAARYGLSATWIDYAYSLRSTRSPLRATLETVAARQPDATLGQLAGLLAALGRKDALQVLERAQVGV
- the IGFLR1 gene encoding IGF-like family receptor 1 isoform X3, which encodes MHTWSRCVEFTVNCGMRDTGGRFATPSQACAPRSFNNGQFLLCQPCSQCPPGTQLSPCTPLQDTQCCPPGQRWGPAGRCQPRCCFPDEQCHPEVRAYLDCSSPAEAPGAESSASPRSPTWLPPSEIPGRSGHAPGSALAPTSGTPQGPGGHESRRDTAGYGGYVALLMLLLVLLAGAFALLVWTQRGLCPHQASSPMAKPHRLLPPQSTDKTSGNIAPPAGHAGLWGAPLQHLLDNVDVLEELIMLLDPEGKAGGGTRHLAARYGLSATWIDYAYSLRSTRSPLRATLETVAARQPDATLGQLAGLLAALGRKDALQVLERAQVGV